In a genomic window of Neofelis nebulosa isolate mNeoNeb1 chromosome Y unlocalized genomic scaffold, mNeoNeb1.pri SUPER_Y_unloc_3, whole genome shotgun sequence:
- the LOC131503603 gene encoding LOW QUALITY PROTEIN: protein Shroom2-like (The sequence of the model RefSeq protein was modified relative to this genomic sequence to represent the inferred CDS: inserted 2 bases in 1 codon; deleted 1 base in 1 codon): MKHILDAIAQKMPPEHETHVARTFLTRIWRNSMRKNELSWRPHSWXKFSDSHPDTPASPFPSASSCPSWHGRHHPSSSSHDLSGTWEHTNLQRTSDHFSFLGSVDSLGGLSSPSQPYPSRHLSAARSNDSIDHLGGPSKRDSAYGSFSSSSSTPDHTLPKADVSSAENILYNVGLGEASRPGGRQGQAASDPQGLEDRLGYLPPRAPRDGSRSPRPEDSPETKLATPGKSNLGPVWYVPDKRKAPSSPPPPPPPLRSDSFAATKSHEKAQGPPLSDTASVQHFPGPPQDQPRSDWRPEPASQQWRPARPGNGKRVGSSGPAPHVPLDGGVPTPDHRPGGLPGAPGRLQASLSSTDVRFPQAFGCQHPRQYSDESPFCHDGPRAASSLREQHCVAVPGGRQEPSAHCVQDNGPTRLRWPGATEQKGDSGGQSRYYCVTSRQCLQASAQAGQPHEEYWQSDRAAEAHELPTEHPMGHGPWGHIRQHEEEAPHTRESDQAAKGHPMGSEEPQTAAHRAGAAGKEAADGFLWAAGESSKISPQKTPMLHSLAREGARPPDDGPGAGAERPPPFDGQVGRATRRSDRFATTLRNEVQMRRANLQKSRSTVALAGADEAAREAGGWQVEPGGVPGASPEGSFRGTYKDHLKEAQARVLRATSFKRRDLEPSPADRPAGSAEPRTEEHSTHLDAAPLFWEGGLPKPSPSGGGLPHVPRIGGRKQFTVQQKLKSYSEPEKMNEVGLAGPDRPHRHPGASEDTVGTFADRCKFFEESSRPIHQRPGQRQALCGFPKEKLERPRTAGHGYEGAEPSFQNRAHTTSFGENPSSHGKTANMGKPEPPQRLGTFAEYQASWREQRNALEARSSGRYHSADDILDAGLDQHERPQYVHGRSRSSPSTDPYKQEAAIEPQQQVGDAGEHRQLSATVRAEEGRPNPRWVNSGFGVAKKTSWRWPSRRWVNAWFT; this comes from the exons ATGAAACACATCCTTGATGCGATAGCACAGAAAATGCCACCTGAACACGAGACTCACGTAGCCAGAACCTTCCTCACGAGGATTTGGAGAAACTCGATGAG gaagAATGAGCTGAGCTGGAGGCCTCACTCCTG CAAGTTCTCTGATAGCCACCCCGACACACCAGCATCTCCATTCCCCTCTGCCAGCTCCTGTCCTTCCTGGCACGGCCGTCACCACCCCAG TTCTTCCTCCCATGACCTGTCTGGCACGTGGGAGCACACGAATCTGCAGCGTACCTCTGACCACTTTAGTTTCCTGGGGAGCGTCGACAGCCTGGGTGGCCTGAGC AGCCCTTCCCAGCCCTACCCCTCCAGACACCTCTCCGCCGCCAGGTCCAATGACAGCATCGACCACCTGGGCGGCCCGAGCAAGCGGGACTCAGCTTACGGCTCATTCTCCTCCAGCTCCAGCACACCCGACCACACCTTGCCCAAGGCTGATGTGTCCTCTGCAGAGAACATCCTCTACAACGTGGGCCTGGGGGAGGCCTCCAGGCCGGGCGGCCGGCAGGGCCAGGCTGCCAGTGACCCCCAGGGCCTGGAGGACAGGCTCGGGTACTTGCCACCCCGGGCCCCCCGTGACGGCAGCAGAAGCCCCAGGCCAGAGGACAGTCCTGAGACCAAGCTGGCCACCCCTGGGAAATCAAATTTGGGACCGGTTTGGTATGTCCCCGATAAGAGAAAAgcaccttcctcccctcctccaccacctcccCCTCTCCGCAGTGACAGCTTCGCTGCCACCAAGAGCCACGAGAAGGCCCAGGGCCCTCCACTCTCAGACACCGCCAGTGTGCAGCACTTTCCAGGCCCACCCCAGGACCAGCCCCGCAGTGACTGGAGACCAGAGCCCGCCAGTCAGCAGTGGAGGCCGGCACGGCCCGGCAATGGGAAGAGAGTCGGGAGCTCGGGCCCTGCGCCCCACGTCCCCCTGGACGGTGGGGTGCCGACCCCTGACCACAGGCCGGGCGGCCTCCCGGGGGCCCCTGGCCGGCTTCAGGCCTCCCTGTCCAGCACGGACGTGCGTTTCCCGCAGGCCTTTGGCTGCCAGCACCCGCGCCAGTACAGTGACGAGAGTCCCTTCTGTCACGACGGCCCCAGGGCCGCCTCGTCGCTGAGGGAGCAGCACTGTGTGGCTGTCCCTGGCGGCCGCCAGGAGCCTTCTGCCCACTGTGTCCAGGACAACGGCCCCACTCGGCTCAGGTGGCCCGGTGCCACTGAGCAGAAGGGCGACAGCGGTGGGCAGAGCCGCTACTACTGTGTGACCAGCAGACAGTGCCTGCAGGCAAGCGCCCAGGCGGGACAGCCCCACGAGGAATATTGGCAGTCTGACAGGGCCGCAGAAGCCCACGAACTCCCCACTGAGCACCCGATGGGCCACGGGCCCTGGGGTCACATCCGCCAGCACGAGGAGGAGGCCCCGCACACCCGTGAGAGCGACCAGGCAGCCAAGGGCCACCCCATGGGAAGCGAGGAGCCACAGACAGCCGCCCACCGGGCAGGAGCCGCGGGGAAGGAAGCCGCCGACGGCTTCCTGTGGGCCGCAGGAGAAAGCAGCAAGATCTCCCCTCAGAAGACACCTATGCTGCACTCgctggcccgggagggggcaCGCCCGCCCGACGACGGCCCGGGAGCTGGTGCCGAAAGGCCGCCCCCGTTCGATGGCCAGGTGGGCAGAGCCACCCGGAGAAGCGACCGCTTCGCCACCACCCTGAGGAACGAGGTCCAGATGCGCCGAGCCAACCTGCAGAAGAGCAGAAGCACGGTGGCGCTGGCTGGGGCCGACGAGGCGGCTCGGGAGGCCGGCGGCTGGCAGGTGGAGCCGGGAGGCGTCCCCGGCGCCTCCCCAGAAGGTTCCTTCCGGGGCACCTATAAAGACCACCTGAAGGAGGCCCAAGCCCGGGTCCTGAGGGCCACGTCCTTTAAGCGCCGTGACTTGGAGCCCAGCCCGGCCGATCGTCCCGCGGGGTCAGCAGAGCCGCGGACTGAGGAGCACAGCACACATCTGGATGCCGCTCCCCTCTTCTGGGAGGGGGGCCTGCCCAAGCCGTCCCCGTCTGGAGGGGGCCTGCCGCACGTTCCCCGCATTGGGGGCCGGAAACAGTTCACGGTGCAACAGAAGCTGAAATCGTACTCCGAACCCGAGAAAATGAACGAGGTGGGGCTCGCAGGGCCCGATCGCCCCCACCGGCACCCGGGTGCATCCGAGGACACCGTGGGCACATTCGCCGACAGGTGCAAGTTTTTTGAGGAAAGCAGCAGACCCATTCACCAGAGACCTGGGCAGAGGCAAGCACTCTGTGGATTCCCGAAGGAGAAGCTGGAGAGGCCGCGGACAGCGGGCCATGGGTACGAGGGTGCAGAGCCTTCGTTCCAGAACAGGGCCCACACGACCTCCTTTGGAGAGAACCCCAGCAGTCACGGAAAAACGGCGAACATGGGAAAACCAGAACCGCCTCAGAGACTTGGAACCTTTGCTGAGTATCAAGCCTCTTGGAGGGAACAGAGAAACGCTCTAGAAGCCAGGAGTTCTGGGCGGTATCACTCAGCGGATGACATCTTGGACGCAGGTCTGGATCAACACGAGAGGCCACAGTACGTTCATGGAAGGTCCCGTTCCTCACCATCCACAGACCCCTACAAACAG GAAGCTGCCATCGAACCACAACAGCAAGTGGGGGACGCTGGTGAGCACAGGCAACTTTCTGCCACCGTCCGGGCCGAGGAGGGACGCCCTAATCCGAGGTGGGTGAATTCTGGATTTGGGGTTGCTAAGAAGACATCTTGGAGGTGGCCTTCTCGACGGTGGGTGAATGCTTGGTTCACGTGA